The following nucleotide sequence is from Microscilla marina ATCC 23134.
TACCCAAACAAGCCAAGGGTGGCCCAAGACACGCGCTCAAATCGTTGCTGTTGCCTGGTTGGGGAGATTATAAAGTGAGGGATGGCTACCATTATGAATGGATTCCGACCGCAGCATTTACCCTGTTGGGTACCGGAGTTTTCTTTCGGTTTTGGGCAGACCATCTGTATGAAGGCTATGACCTGAGCGACCCCAACAGCGAAACCGCCCACCAACGTTTATTTCAAACCGCACAGTCTTACAATATTTTATCACAGGTTTTGTTAGGAGCCTCAGCCATTGTGTGGTTGGGTGATGTGCTGGGGGTGTACCTCAAAGGGCGAAAAAACCTGAAAAAATATTTTCCAAAACGAGAGGAAGAAGCCAAAAAAACTGCCTGGCTATTGCCCGCTGAGATAGTGCCTTCTATTGCTCGGTTTTCGGGCGGATTTCAGTTAAATATTTTGTGGAGATTTTAAGTATGTCGATGATGTTTTATCAAAATAAATGCCTCAAAAACACTGGGTTACTGCTGATTTATGGAAGTTTGTTGGGCTTGTTTACCAGTTGCCTTTTTCAGGAACAAGCGTATGTGCCCCTCAGCGCCGACTTTATCCCTTCACGCACTACCATACAGGTGGGCGACACGGTAAAGTTTACGAATGGGTCTCAAGTGGCAGCATCGTTTCTATGGGATTTTAAAGACGGCACCCAAAGTACCCAAGCCAACCCTCAGCATGTTTTTGGCGATACCGGACGCTATGCGGTAACCATGGTGAGCACCAAACGAGACAAAACAACCAGCGACTCAATGGTCAAAGAGGTGGTAGTACTGCCTGCTCCAGGTCAAGCCCAAAATACAGTCTTGATAGAAGGAAATTCAGAAGATAAGTATGGCTTTAGAATGACTCAACTGGCTGATGGTAATCTTGTGTTGGCAGGTCGGCAAAACCTGGGCAACCTACAGGTGATCAAGACACCTGATGGTGCTACACGTGTTTGGGAAACAGACTTGAACAACATTGCCAGGGGGCAACTTTTTGTGGAGGCAGTCAAAGAGTTGTCAGATGGTAGCATTGTGGTAGTAGGGCATTATTTTGACCTGGTGGGTGCCAGCGATGCTTTTATTGTAAAACTGGATGCTGACGGCAAGGAGGCTTGGCGCAATAAGTTGGCAACAGTAGACCACGAAATTTATAAAGATTTTGTAGAGGGCAGCCAGGCAAGCGTAGTGGTATTGGCTTCCATCAACCAAACCCAGGTTCAACTCAATGAGTACTCATCGGCTGGGGTACTCATCAGAAGCAAAACATTTGGCGAAACCCACGTACCAGCGTCTATGTTGTGGGACCAAAACGCTAAGATCATCATTGCTGGAACCAACTTGAGTAGTTCGAATCCTTTTGTGTTGCAACTTGACAGTGAGCTGACCCAAGAGAAACTGCAGGACCTGGGTTTTGATGGAGAGATTTTTAAAATTATACAACTGACCAATGGGGACTTGGTAGTGGCGGGCAACCAAACCATTGATAGTAGCCGCCGGGCAATGATTGCCAGGGTAAATGTTGGCAGTTTGGCTACGGTTTGGCTAACCAACCCCATGGCTTATAGTAGAAAAGCCTCTGAGGAAACTTTTGTAGATGTGGTAGCGTCAGGGCAAAATGTATTTGCCCTGGGTACTCACGGCAACCCATTGAGCGGTACTGATGTTTTGGTATGTAAATATGGTCAGACCAATGAGGCTATCTCATTAGAGATGCTCAGTGTTTTTGGAGGAAGCCAAGATGAACAAGGAAGACAGCTATTGCTCAGTGAATCTACGCTTTTTTTTATAGGCGAAACGGAGAGTTTTAGTAACAGCTTTAAGGCAATCTATTTTGTGAAACTAGATTTAAACCTGGACTAGCATCGCTGTTTTTTATTCAATGGCACTTTAAGGGAAACAATAATGGCTAAGAAAAGAAATATTCAAGGCATTTTATGGAGTTGGTTGCACGCCGCTGTCATGGTATTGTTTACTTGGGTATGGCTCAACTTTGGTCCTACCTCAGAAGACGAAAGGTTACTCATTCGAGCATCTACCATTGCCAAACGTTTGCTGTTTAATATAGCGCCTGATCGCCCCCAGCGACATGAGCTCATGTTTATCAATGTTGCCCACGACTTAGATTTGATTCCACGACTTGATGGAAACGGTAAGAAGTTAATTACCAATCGAGCAGCGCTTGCCCGTGTGCTTGAGTTTTTTAAACAGCACCCTGACTACTACCGCTACATTGTTTGTGATATTGTGTTTGACCAGGCAGACGAAAGTGAAAACGGACGCCTTAAGGACTCCTTGCTGAGGGCGGCTTTTGCCAATTTGCCCAGGGTGGTTTGTGCAGCAGGCACCAATAGTAAAGGAGCGTTGAATCAAGGGCTTTTTCCGGGAAAAAAAGCCGCCGTGGAATACCGTGCCAGGCAAGGGAGCCTTTTTCTAAAGTTCAAGCTGTATCAGGGAAAAAACAAGAGTTTGCCTTTGGTAATGTATGAAGACATTCATCAAGGCAAAATGGCCTCTCAGGGCTTGGGCTATACACTCAATGGTCGTCCCTCTTTTAATAAAATGATTATTGACTTTAGGGTAAGGCAGCACCACCTCAGAGATACCAGCTTTTATGGAGGATATTACACCCTACAAACAATGGGAGAACTGATAGATGTATATGAGTTTGATGCAGACATTTTTGACTTTATGAAAAAACACCGCCCCATTGTAATGATTGGAGATTTTACCCGGGCTGATGTGCATCGTACTGTAGTAGGGCAAACCGCCGGAACCCTTATTTTACTGAATGTTTACCTGGGGTTGGTCAAAGGACAATCAATCATTTCGCCGTTTTTGGTGCTTTTAATTTGGCTGGGCTACTTTGTATTGTCTTACCTTACTTTTTATGGTTTGCCTTTCAAAACCAGCAACACCTGGCGTAGGTTTAGTCAAACGTTCTTTGGCAAACTTATCATCGAGTACATCAGCATTGCTTTGTTTCTGATGTTGCTGACGGTGCTCACCTATGCCTTGTTTCATGTACACCTCAATATTTTAATCATGGGAGTATACATCAGGTTATTGTATTGGGTGCTTAGCTGGCGCAGAAGGCGCAAAGAGCAAAGGCATAGCCCAAAACAAGAGCAAAGACAAGAAGGCCCACGACCGAGTGAGTTTGACCAAAAGGACATAAGCATGTACAAACCCGGAAAACATAAAGCATGGAAGAAAAGAAGTTTTATCCGTGGTTGAGCACCCTTGCAAGAGGTGCAGTGGTGTGATCACCATCTAAAAGTGTGCTGTTACTTACTACTAATAAGGAATGACTATGTAATGTAGTCAAAATAACTTCCCCATTTTAACTGTATATTTTAGTCGCTATACATCGTTGAAAAATAGCCGAATAGCGCTGCTATTAGCCGATTTTTCGCCTTGTCTAGCGAAAAAATATTTACTTAAATTTGCTGACATTATTTCGGCAACATTACTATGATAAAAAAAAGTGTTTTTTTGATATGTTTTTTTGGGGCAATGCTTGTGCTGGAAGAGAAAGCGAATGCCCAGAAAAAAAGAAAACCAAAAACCATTGAAGTGTTGACCCCTAAAGTTACACTTGACTTGGGCTATTTGAGAAAAGATGATATCAATGCCACAGACTTTGCTTTTGATGCCCAGGCAAAAAACTACCTGCTGTTAATGGCTTGCGACAAATATAAGTATTGGCGCCCACTCAACAACCCAGTAAAAGATGCACAAGATGTAAAAAAGGTATTGCTGCAAAAATATGGCTTTCAACAGGAGAACGTGTTTGAACTGATGAATGAAGAAGTGACGGCCATTAAAGTTGAAAAAGCTTTTGACCAATTGAGTGAGTTGGGCAACAACCGTGACAACCTCATTATTTACTATTCGGGGCATGGGCACTATGACAAAAAATATGATGAGGGTTTTTGGGTACCAGTAGATGGTCGCACCAGCTACCAAAGCTCTTATATTCGCAATGCAGACATCACCAAATACATTAAAAGACTAAAGTTTAAACATGTTTTTTTGATTGTAGATGCCTGTTTTTCCGGGTCATTGTTTGTAAAAGGGCGCCGGGGGTATGAAGAAAAAGTAGAATCTCTCAAGTCACGTTGGGGGTTTGCCTCAGGCAGCCTGGAGTTTGTCTCGGATGGTAAGAAAGGCGAAAACAGCCCTTTTGCCAAGCACTTACTCAATTACCTAAGAGGAAGCGTACAAGACAAGTTTCCTGTGTCGCAGCTTATTCAGGCAGTAAAGGTAGCTGTAGCCAACAATACCAAACAAGTGCCCGTAGGCAGGCCTCTACAGGGGGTAGGCGATGCCGGAGGAGAGTTTATTTTTTACAATCACCAAGGCAAAGATCACTCTAAAAAATAGCTGCATGAGTTGGGTAAAATCAATGAATACCGCCAAACAATCAATAGCCAAGTAAAAGTGAAAAGCCCCGACAGGGGCAAGTCCCTAGATGCCGATGAATATCGGTACCCCGCAAGCGGGATGTCGGCGTAGCCTCCACTAGGCAAACTCTGTTTAACTCCGTTGAGCTCATCAAAGCAAGCTGTAGATTCGGTTCATAAGTAACTAAACTTTTGTATTGCACTGATTTTCAGTAACTTACAAGAAGCATAGTTAAAGGCTCCGACAAGGTGCCAGGTGTACCCTGTTCTATAGGTCGCTAACAAACACATAGTTCTTTCATTTTCAGCAGGAAACAAAGGGCAGATGTGGTTTATTATGCTGTGTCAATCACTTGCCAGTTTTTGGGCTGATAGACCTGCCCTGCTCAAATGAGGGGCAAGCAACAATGAATTGATTTTTAAAATATTTATGAAACTGCTGGGTGGAAGTTGTTAAACTTTGCAGGAGGGTGTGTACTCTACCCAGCTTTTTTTAAAAAAGTACCGTCCTCGCCTCGGTTGTGTGTTTTCACCAATTGATAAATCCCGCCATTCGGGGGCGATCGAAACTCTAAAATAAGTCGTTTTTTAGGCTTGTGGATGGTTTGATTTAGCTTTGCTGAGCACCGATATTTATCGGCATCTAAGGACTCGTAAACTCGGTTGTGGAGACATAAATCAGGGTGAAAAATAGTAGGGTAGAGTAGAGGGTATGGCAGAAATGCAAAAATTATTTGGATACCACTCAAATAACATTTGGCTTGGCAGAACCTCTCAAGTGCAAAAGAAGCCCTTTGCCAAGCCAATGTTTTTGTACCATTTGTTCAAATATAAGAGTTAAGGTTATGCATAGCATCAATTGCCCCAAGACTTCAGGTGGGCATAGGTGAGACTTCAGGTATTATGGCGGTTTACCTGGCCTTTGTAACCATTCATCAAAGTTGTAAATAAATGTATAATGAAGTTTGGTTGACCATCTATGAATAGCGTCTAACAGCGATGGGATCGGTGTAGCTAAATAACTGGAGTTAGGCAAACCTTTCTAAGCACCTCTATTTTGATGGTTATATTGCTCTATTGTTTCGCAATGCATCGCTTATAGCTGATTGCTTGCTGCTACTTAATATATATTTAGAGGCTTGCTTCTGGCAAGGCAGCGCTCTTGGGTTCTAAAAACCTTAGATTTGTATGCCTACCACCAAAATATCGTCTCGTTGCTTTTCACCTTGCGTATGCTCCTCCAGCTTTTGTTGCAAGAAGTGCCCTTGAGTGGGCAAACCTCGTGTTTGAGCATCCAATAAGAGTTGTTGAAAGCGAAGTGAGCCTATTTTTTTACGGAGCGAGTTATTTTGGTCTATGTAGCCATCACTACAAAGGTAAATGGTTCCACCAGCCCCCAAGTCGAGGCATTGATTGGCAAAGGAAATGTCGCTGCGTTGGATTCCTCCAATAGATTTGGGTGTTCCCTTTAGTACTTGTAATTGCTGTGGGCTATGCTTGCTAACATAGTAAATAGGGCGTTTGGCGCCAGCAAAAATGATTTTTTTGCTATTTTTTTCGATCAGGCATAAGGCGATGTCCATGCCATTCCGGTCATTGGATGTTTTCTGATCCAGGGCGTGTTCTATTGCCCGATGCAGGAGCTCCAGGATGCGCGCCGGATTGTAAATTTGCCTCACTTTGATGATGTGATCAAGCAAGGTATTGCTAATCATGCTCATAAATGCTCCAGGCACCCCATGCCCAGTACAGTCTGCCACTGCCATAAAAATTTTGTTATTGATGGTCTCTATCCAATAAAAATCACCACTGACTATATCCTTGGGAAGGTATAACACAAAGTGGTTGCCAAGGATATCCTTCATTTTTTTTTCAGAGGGCAAAATGGCTTGTTGTATGTTGCGTGCAGCCCGAATACTTTGGTCGATGTGTTTTTTGCTAATCCGCAGGTCTTGGTTTTGTTGCTCAATTACTTCTTGCTGTGTCTCCAGCTCTTCTTTTGCTTGCAAAAGCGCTTCATTTTGGGTCATAATTTCTTCATTCGATTCTTTGAGCGCTTTGGTGCGTTCAGTTACTTTTTTTTCCAGCGCTTCGTTTTGGGTGGCAATAAGGAGTTCATTTTCTTTAATTTTTTTCAGCAGTTGCTTTTGAGTAAGGTATTTTTCACGTTTGATCAGGTTTATTTTATCTCCAATGGCGAAAGAAAAAAATACGGCCTCCAGTGCTACTCCTGCTTGTGGAGCAAGGTGCACCAATAAGTTAGGAGAAGTAATACCTGTAACATACAATATGTTTACCAGGGTACCTGCTATAGAGAACGCCCAGGCAACGAGGTAATACCGAGCTACCACCACCCCCTTTAGGTACAAATAGCCTGGCAGTAATATGCCCACAAGCGTGCTGAGGAGTGCCACAGGAAATACAATGCTAAATACAGTATATTGCAGGCTTAGTATAAATAATACTGAGCAGGCGATGGTCATAAACACCGCTATTCTATGAATCCACCTGGAGTGACGGCGTGTTTCTAAAAATAAAATAGCAAACAGAAAGCTCAGCACCAATACCAAAGCAAACAAGGAGTCATTGTAAAGTTTCCAGTAGGTGGCATAGGGCAATACATATAAGTAATGCCCGCTGGCCACCAGAAGCAATAATGTGCTAAATATTTCCAGCACTACATACAGCAAGAGCACCAGCTCGCCCAGCACAAAAAACAGAAACAGGTTGTAGACAATCATTACTGCCAGCATGCCATAAATAAAGGCGTTGATCATTCCTTGTATCACAGTATGGTTTTGAAAAGAATGAGCCGTATAAATTTTGACCGGAAACTGGACCGATGTAGACTTGAGGCGAACATACAGGCAGGCGTGTTTTTGACTAGCTACAAGAGTGAGCACAGGATAAGGGTAATAAATCTTTCTTTGGTGGAAACTGCCGTTAAACAAGCCCATTTTTTTTGCTTTCCAACGTGGTTGGGATTGCTTTTTATTAACATAAAAAAAAGTAACTTCCCGAATAAAGCTGGTGACCTCCAAAATTAATTTTTGGGGACGGCTGTCATGGCTACCAATGCATACTTTAAACCAGTGGGTGCTGGATGAAAAGCCAAAATTGAGCGTGGGTGGAGACTTGAATTTGTTTTGATATTGGGGCAGCAGCACATCTTTGAGGCTAAGCCGATTATTTTTATCCTCAAGCCAATGAATCTGATCTTTAGTGAGGGCAAGCCGATCGCTGCCTGATGGGAGGTAAACCACAGGAGGCTGATGGGTGGCCTGAGCAATGCTATGGGTACTCAAAACGGATAGTATTATTGCCCAAAAAAAGTGCTTTATCATTGATAGTCAATTGCTTAGTGTACAACTTTGGACAACTCTTAAGTAACGCCTCCCATTTCATGTAGTATCACCTTTACCTTTGCGTTTAGAAAAAGCGTTCCTTATCATCTTCTGATTTTATGTACCTGCTTTGGGGCATAAAGATTTAAATCATACCTGACAAAAAGTAGACATTTGGTGGGTGAAGCGCCCTATTAAGCAACTTCTTTGTTATGGTCTATTATTCGTCCTCCATGCTTTTATTTAAACCGACAAACGTTGATTAAATTCATACATATATTAGCCATAATCACTAATTGTTGAATGTAAGTGTTTAACTATGAGTGGTTTAAACTTTGGTTGTAGCAACAATATTATTCAAGGACTTGTTGCTACACTCAAACACAGAAACTTACTGACTTGAGGGGTTCTCAAATGCCTGGTGTTCTGTGCTTTCAAATGATTTGAGGCTCTTAAATTATGAAATATACGACGTTGTTTAGGTTGATTAAAGAGGTGCCAGACAAAACAAGCAACCTGGCAGGCAAAGCAGCAAGGGAGGCTTTATTGGAAGAATTAAAATTAGCATTGCCTGGGTTACCTGATGGTTTCTTGTATTGCAGACATTCCTATCAGCAGGTTTTTTTTTCAGCAACTTTGCCTAAGAGGAAGAAATCGGCCACTGTAGTGACAGGGATTTCAGGTGTAAGTGCTTATTGGTGGCAAAAATGGTCAGCGTCATTACTCTGTCAGGCAATTTATTATGAGGTAGCACCACTAGGCATGAACATCGACAAGATAAACGCCCAGGTAGACTCATACAGTGCCGAGTTCCGATCCAAGGCATTTGTCTGGTATGCGTATGTACTGCCACAAGCGTGCCCAGAAATAGGCAGAGCATTGGCTTGTTTGCCCAACTTTGAAGAAGCTCGCTTGTTATACATTGCCTACCTGGTGGATAAAAATTGGATTGCGGCTAAAAATAATGCAGTAGCAGAAGGACAATGGAGCAATGCAGGTTGGGAGATGTTTCATCATTGCATCAAACTACATTTGTTAGGTGCTACAGCAGATGAAATAACGCAAGTAATGCAAACACTGCAAGACATGGGGCTTAAGATGCCAGGAGTTGCGTGGGAGTTTGGAGACTACTGGAGGTATTACTATGAATGGATGCAGCCAAATACCATTGATTGGACCGACCTGGTAAATGAAGCTTTTGGTGGGCTTCATTTACAATATCCTGTGATGCAATGCGGAGGAGTGGTTTTTCGAAAATATTCTAAAGATTTTGTCGAAGCTTTTGGGAAGCAGTTTGGTGCTACCAAAAGAAAAGAGGAACTACCTGAGTTTTCTTTTTTAGAAAAAAATAATCAACAAGTATACCTCAACAACCCTGATACATTTTTTGATGATCCATTGATGGTCTTGTGTTTAGAAAACCTTTGTCAGGAGATGATGACGTGGGTAAATAGCGTGGGTTTAAACAAGGAGGCTTTGAAAAATTTCCTGGAAAAGGTAGTAAAAGCTAACTTTTTGCCATTGCTACAAAAGACCTCAGTGAGGCTTTGTTTTGATGTACCAAAAACTGCTGGAGCCTCTGATGTTAGCAAACTAGATGAATATTTTAGAGGGGACAAACAAAATGATTGTGTGGCCAAACTTTTAGATTTAATACTTGTCAATTATTACACTGAATTGTGGTGGGCTGTAGTGTTGGGGAGCAAACGACTGAATAATGGGGTGCTTTTAGCCAACGATTGTTTTATTGTATTTTCATTCCAGGATTTGGTTCTCAGACGAGATTGGTTTGCAAAAAAACTGGATGTTCTGGAAGTGGAGCTGAGCCAGGGGAGGGTTTCCAAAAAGTTTAAAGTCATTCCTGCGAACGATCAAGTCACCCCCAGGTTGCTTACAAAAGAATTGAGTATCAAACAAGACTCCTATGCTCATTCGGAATGTCTAACCTTGGAAGTGATAGGGTACAATCAGGCTTTAGGCAGGAGGTTTAATCGTAAAGTTACTTTTCCGACCAGTCTCATTGTAGACCGCAGACAGGAGGCATCATTTTCTTTAACCAATCAATCTCATAGTTCAACAATTGCTACCCTTGGCTTTGACGTTTGTCTTCGAACACAAGAGAAACCCATAAGTGAGGCAGCCCCGTGGAGACAACCCCATAGTTTCAAACAAGAGTGGTATGCTGGTTGGTTGGGGCAGGCTTTGGGTGCAGAGCTTGTCAATGCCCTGAAAGAACAATTAGAATCGTACCGTGATTATAAGTCATTTGACTAAAAACCATTGACCAATTAGTATTGACTATGAAGCAGGGTATGTCACAAGGAGGGCATTATTTACTTTGATGAAAATTTATACGCTAAGTGTTATTTGTTAGTGCCAGCCCCCAAAGACGACACAGATATGGCAACGTCAAGTGATCATTTGTTGCCATCCAAAAATCATAAAAACCCACCAGCCTGCTTACCATTAGCAAGCCGATGAAGAATAATCATTGATGTGTTAAGCCATGAGGTGATTAATGAACTCATCCAATGAGTTACGATGATGTTCCAAAGTAGCTTGTGCCACTTCTTGCAATTTGTTGATATTTTCGGGAGAAGCATCTGCCAAGTCAGGAGAAAAACTGCCTGGGTTTTCTTCAGGTACATCCACCCTCAGGTAATTTTTTTGATCACCCTCAAGGGTATCAAATAACCAACGCATTTGGGTAGTAATGGTATCAAAAGCACCATCTATTACAATTTGTGGCAAATAGGTTGCCCACTTACCCAACCACCACTTATTGCTTTTATCCAGTTGATTTAGCTGGATATCGCTTGCTCCAGTTCCCAGCGAAAGAATAAGCATATCTTTGGCTGTGGGGTGCTCCTTTTGTGGGAATTTTGTCTTGCGACACTCTACATAAGCCATCATAGTTGGGTCGTGGGCAAATAACCCTCCGTCTATGTTAAACATTTCTTCGCCAGTAATTAGGTTATTGATCTGGGCAGGTGGAAAATAGGTAGGAGCAGCCGAAGTGGACCTTGCTACATCTCGTACATAAAAATCTCGCTGTTTATCTGTATCTTCGTGGCTATTAAAGAAAAAAGGAGAGGTTGTTTTCATATTATAGGTGGTCACCAGGCAAGGACGAATTAACTCAGTCATCCTGGTATTACCAAACACCTCTA
It contains:
- a CDS encoding caspase family protein, giving the protein MIKKSVFLICFFGAMLVLEEKANAQKKRKPKTIEVLTPKVTLDLGYLRKDDINATDFAFDAQAKNYLLLMACDKYKYWRPLNNPVKDAQDVKKVLLQKYGFQQENVFELMNEEVTAIKVEKAFDQLSELGNNRDNLIIYYSGHGHYDKKYDEGFWVPVDGRTSYQSSYIRNADITKYIKRLKFKHVFLIVDACFSGSLFVKGRRGYEEKVESLKSRWGFASGSLEFVSDGKKGENSPFAKHLLNYLRGSVQDKFPVSQLIQAVKVAVANNTKQVPVGRPLQGVGDAGGEFIFYNHQGKDHSKK
- a CDS encoding CHASE2 domain-containing protein; translated protein: MAKKRNIQGILWSWLHAAVMVLFTWVWLNFGPTSEDERLLIRASTIAKRLLFNIAPDRPQRHELMFINVAHDLDLIPRLDGNGKKLITNRAALARVLEFFKQHPDYYRYIVCDIVFDQADESENGRLKDSLLRAAFANLPRVVCAAGTNSKGALNQGLFPGKKAAVEYRARQGSLFLKFKLYQGKNKSLPLVMYEDIHQGKMASQGLGYTLNGRPSFNKMIIDFRVRQHHLRDTSFYGGYYTLQTMGELIDVYEFDADIFDFMKKHRPIVMIGDFTRADVHRTVVGQTAGTLILLNVYLGLVKGQSIISPFLVLLIWLGYFVLSYLTFYGLPFKTSNTWRRFSQTFFGKLIIEYISIALFLMLLTVLTYALFHVHLNILIMGVYIRLLYWVLSWRRRRKEQRHSPKQEQRQEGPRPSEFDQKDISMYKPGKHKAWKKRSFIRG
- a CDS encoding patatin-like phospholipase family protein, giving the protein MSKKVRILSLDGGGTRGVIPATILVYVEEQLKKKSGNPNTKLADYFDFVAGTSTGGMLACFYLAPGFSDDQDKTSTAKFEATQALDFYVQRGNDIFNKSRKNNWLGLRSLIDATKFSPIMLDNVLLEVFGNTRMTELIRPCLVTTYNMKTTSPFFFNSHEDTDKQRDFYVRDVARSTSAAPTYFPPAQINNLITGEEMFNIDGGLFAHDPTMMAYVECRKTKFPQKEHPTAKDMLILSLGTGASDIQLNQLDKSNKWWLGKWATYLPQIVIDGAFDTITTQMRWLFDTLEGDQKNYLRVDVPEENPGSFSPDLADASPENINKLQEVAQATLEHHRNSLDEFINHLMA
- a CDS encoding PKD domain-containing protein codes for the protein MMFYQNKCLKNTGLLLIYGSLLGLFTSCLFQEQAYVPLSADFIPSRTTIQVGDTVKFTNGSQVAASFLWDFKDGTQSTQANPQHVFGDTGRYAVTMVSTKRDKTTSDSMVKEVVVLPAPGQAQNTVLIEGNSEDKYGFRMTQLADGNLVLAGRQNLGNLQVIKTPDGATRVWETDLNNIARGQLFVEAVKELSDGSIVVVGHYFDLVGASDAFIVKLDADGKEAWRNKLATVDHEIYKDFVEGSQASVVVLASINQTQVQLNEYSSAGVLIRSKTFGETHVPASMLWDQNAKIIIAGTNLSSSNPFVLQLDSELTQEKLQDLGFDGEIFKIIQLTNGDLVVAGNQTIDSSRRAMIARVNVGSLATVWLTNPMAYSRKASEETFVDVVASGQNVFALGTHGNPLSGTDVLVCKYGQTNEAISLEMLSVFGGSQDEQGRQLLLSESTLFFIGETESFSNSFKAIYFVKLDLNLD
- a CDS encoding 7TM diverse intracellular signaling domain-containing protein, producing MIKHFFWAIILSVLSTHSIAQATHQPPVVYLPSGSDRLALTKDQIHWLEDKNNRLSLKDVLLPQYQNKFKSPPTLNFGFSSSTHWFKVCIGSHDSRPQKLILEVTSFIREVTFFYVNKKQSQPRWKAKKMGLFNGSFHQRKIYYPYPVLTLVASQKHACLYVRLKSTSVQFPVKIYTAHSFQNHTVIQGMINAFIYGMLAVMIVYNLFLFFVLGELVLLLYVVLEIFSTLLLLVASGHYLYVLPYATYWKLYNDSLFALVLVLSFLFAILFLETRRHSRWIHRIAVFMTIACSVLFILSLQYTVFSIVFPVALLSTLVGILLPGYLYLKGVVVARYYLVAWAFSIAGTLVNILYVTGITSPNLLVHLAPQAGVALEAVFFSFAIGDKINLIKREKYLTQKQLLKKIKENELLIATQNEALEKKVTERTKALKESNEEIMTQNEALLQAKEELETQQEVIEQQNQDLRISKKHIDQSIRAARNIQQAILPSEKKMKDILGNHFVLYLPKDIVSGDFYWIETINNKIFMAVADCTGHGVPGAFMSMISNTLLDHIIKVRQIYNPARILELLHRAIEHALDQKTSNDRNGMDIALCLIEKNSKKIIFAGAKRPIYYVSKHSPQQLQVLKGTPKSIGGIQRSDISFANQCLDLGAGGTIYLCSDGYIDQNNSLRKKIGSLRFQQLLLDAQTRGLPTQGHFLQQKLEEHTQGEKQRDDILVVGIQI